The following proteins come from a genomic window of Musa acuminata AAA Group cultivar baxijiao chromosome BXJ1-7, Cavendish_Baxijiao_AAA, whole genome shotgun sequence:
- the LOC103991704 gene encoding E3 ubiquitin-protein ligase RDUF1 translates to MAMASSYWCYRCSRFVRVWPQDAIVCPNCDGGFLEEVGSPPPRLFPAAEPRRRRVPSTDAHALGGDWSAAAAAPRHSSELRFRRNRRTSAGNRFHFNPVIVLRGPSEGGARDADRATTTSFELYYDDGTGSGLRPLPESISDFLMGSGFDRLLEQLAQIEINGIGRGRGCEHPPASKTAIESMPTVEIVDDHIGRDCHCAICMDAFELGTEAREMPCKHIYHQDCILPWLSLRNSCPVCRHELPTDVQAQGATGAEGDEQAAAAGNEEETVGLTIWRLPGGGFAVGRFSGGRRAGEREFPVVYTEMDGGFNSSGAPRRISWSSTSSRSRGSGGIGRAIRNFFSSFRLSRSASSSSRPSSASHPASSHRHGSGSFLRRRSRNRSTNWDDNANVIA, encoded by the coding sequence ATGGCGATGGCGTCGTCCTACTGGTGCTATCGATGTAGCCGATTCGTCCGGGTGTGGCCGCAGGATGCTATCGTTTGCCCCAACTGCGACGGCGGcttcctcgaggaggtgggcagcCCTCCTCCCCGCCTTTTCCCCGCCGCTGAGCCCCGCCGGCGCCGGGTGCCCTCCACCGACGCTCACGCGCTTGGCGGTGACTGGTCCGCGGCGGCCGCCGCGCCCCGCCACTCCTCGGAGCTCAGGTTCCGTCGAAACCGCCGCACGTCCGCCGGCAACCGCTTCCACTTTAATCCGGTTATCGTCCTCCGCGGCCCGTCCGAGGGCGGCGCCCGCGACGCGGATCGAGCCACCACCACCAGCTTCGAGCTCTACTACGACGACGGTACCGGATCCGGCCTCCGCCCCTTGCCGGAAAGCATCTCGGATTTCCTAATGGGCTCGGGCTTCGACCGCCTGCTCGAGCAGCTCGCCCAGATCGAGATCAACGGCATCGGTCGAGGAAGGGGGTGCGAGCACCCGCCAGCATCGAAGACCGCCATCGAGTCGATGCCTACCGTAGAGATCGTCGACGACCATATCGGGAGAGACTGCCATTGCGCCATCTGCATGGACGCGTTCGAGCTTGGGACCGAGGCCCGGGAGATGCCCTGCAAGCACATCTATCATCAAGATTGCATCTTGCCATGGCTTTCGCTCCGGAACTCATGCCCCGTTTGCCGCCATGAGCTGCCGACGGACGTGCAAGCACAGGGTGCGACGGGGGCAGAAGGAGATGAGCAGGCGGCGGCTGCCGGGAACGAGGAGGAGACAGTCGGGCTGACGATATGGCGACTTCCAGGTGGGGGGTTTGCCGTGGGGAGGTTCTCAGGTGGTAGGAGAGCCGGGGAACGAGAGTTTCCGGTGGTGTACACCGAGATGGATGGTGGGTTCAACAGCAGCGGAGCTCCAAGAAGGATCTCGTGGTCCTCGACAAGTAGTCGGTCGAGGGGGAGCGGAGGAATTGGTCGAGCTATCCGCAATTTCTTCTCGTCCTTCAGGCTGTCACGTTCGGCTTCATCTTCTTCGCGGCCGAGCTCAGCATCTCATCCTGCGTCGTCTCACAGGCACGGAAGTGGTTCATTTCTAAGGAGGCGATCGAGGAATCGATCCACCAATTGGGATGACAACGCCAATGTGATTGCTTGA